Proteins encoded within one genomic window of bacterium:
- a CDS encoding DUF4838 domain-containing protein, whose protein sequence is MRVLGLLAALLGLVSVVPAQPPANLTLSFKPLFPKVGGYPLLSGNVAEGAVKPDETDAVREKPCLRMDCTKTKERVIGVGCYIHPGKLAPYKGQAVVFRGQIKWLAGEGRVTLQMRASGEKLAGTIAQQVVFTPQPGKWAPFELHATVPPMPEANIVNFMVWLENSQQPPVMLVDELVIEADTAAATVSGKPGFAAYERPADSKPLDLVRDGKPLASIVVADPMSKALKYALQELQAHLKLSTGAELPVVKDGEPVSGPTLHLGRTALSERLGLAPAFFAPDHWTVQRVGEAIILSGGDAAVDVEPLGTLQPFGTLYAVYEFLERVVGVRWYWPGELGRVVPRHPSLSVGPVSWYGAPTYSTRFAFYSVPKDPDFTPRDTQVWWRRMRWGGVGGSPIGMHSFNQWPKRFGDTHPDWFALQRNGQRAAHDPGGYVCFSNPEVFAQTVADMREFFDKHPEVRYATVMPGDGMFECRCDKCQAQAGPEEPKSGHWSKLVWTFVNNVAAEIRKSHPDRVVTCCAYSEYREPPAEVYLLPNVAITLCTNYLPAVWQPESKQEYLDELGGWARKTSGIYVWDYWYARRGAGTYGAPSVFPHAMQEWFALERGRVQGRVIELCEFYADGRSSTDWADWMMDALDMYVAMRLMWNVDQDVDALLDEYMTQLYGPAAPQVRRFYAELEAAWADPGTKGGPKPMWDWSTCWLKTYPPEFAQRAMGYLRAAEQATRGQEPYHARVAKTLTGFLPFEASSRRYAASAGAPVKNEQVVVPLSATAPKIDGRPDEACWQAAAPVEGFFDMYNNPQLRSQTTMRLLRDRANLYIAMRAPLEKPETKQTVEAGSRDGKVWDDESCEVFLVQGQRQVQFLLGPRDIFADNYQPDLTREFSMDLFRWNCAGVQYKTVLRDKEWTAELAVPLASLDLPTPTKQAPWRVNFCRNYHYRTPDSPLWQWEISSWRPAFGSFHNVERYGALWFE, encoded by the coding sequence ATGAGAGTGCTTGGACTGCTCGCGGCCCTGCTGGGGCTCGTCTCCGTCGTGCCCGCCCAGCCCCCGGCGAACCTTACCCTCAGCTTCAAGCCGCTCTTCCCCAAAGTCGGCGGCTACCCCCTTCTGTCGGGCAACGTCGCTGAGGGCGCCGTCAAGCCCGATGAGACCGACGCCGTCCGGGAGAAGCCCTGCCTGCGGATGGATTGCACGAAGACCAAGGAGCGGGTCATCGGCGTCGGGTGCTACATCCACCCCGGCAAGCTCGCCCCGTACAAGGGCCAGGCCGTGGTCTTCCGCGGGCAGATCAAGTGGCTGGCCGGGGAGGGGCGGGTCACGCTGCAGATGCGCGCCAGCGGCGAGAAGCTGGCCGGGACGATCGCCCAGCAGGTTGTCTTCACCCCGCAGCCGGGGAAGTGGGCGCCGTTTGAGCTACACGCCACCGTGCCGCCGATGCCCGAAGCCAACATCGTCAACTTCATGGTGTGGCTGGAGAACTCCCAGCAACCGCCGGTGATGCTCGTGGACGAGTTGGTCATTGAAGCCGACACCGCGGCGGCGACGGTGAGCGGCAAGCCGGGCTTCGCGGCCTATGAGCGGCCGGCGGACAGCAAGCCCCTGGACCTCGTGCGCGACGGCAAGCCCCTCGCCAGCATCGTTGTCGCCGACCCCATGAGCAAGGCCCTGAAGTATGCCCTGCAGGAACTCCAGGCGCACCTGAAGCTGAGCACCGGCGCCGAACTGCCGGTCGTCAAGGACGGGGAGCCGGTCAGCGGCCCGACGCTCCACCTGGGCAGGACCGCCCTGAGCGAGCGCCTCGGCCTGGCGCCGGCGTTCTTCGCGCCCGACCACTGGACCGTGCAGCGCGTGGGCGAGGCGATCATCCTGTCCGGCGGGGACGCCGCCGTTGACGTCGAGCCGCTTGGCACGCTGCAACCCTTCGGCACGCTCTACGCCGTGTACGAGTTCCTGGAGCGCGTGGTGGGCGTGCGTTGGTACTGGCCCGGCGAGCTGGGGCGGGTTGTGCCCAGGCACCCCTCGCTCTCCGTCGGGCCGGTGTCCTGGTACGGGGCCCCGACGTACAGCACGCGCTTCGCGTTCTACTCCGTCCCCAAGGACCCGGACTTCACCCCGCGCGATACGCAGGTCTGGTGGCGGCGCATGAGGTGGGGAGGGGTCGGCGGCAGCCCCATCGGCATGCACTCCTTCAACCAGTGGCCCAAGCGCTTCGGCGACACGCACCCCGATTGGTTCGCCCTGCAGCGCAACGGCCAGCGCGCGGCCCACGACCCCGGCGGTTACGTGTGCTTCAGCAACCCGGAGGTCTTCGCCCAGACCGTGGCCGACATGCGCGAGTTCTTCGACAAGCACCCCGAAGTGCGCTACGCCACGGTCATGCCCGGTGACGGGATGTTCGAGTGCCGGTGCGATAAGTGCCAGGCCCAGGCGGGCCCCGAGGAGCCGAAGTCCGGCCACTGGAGCAAGCTGGTCTGGACCTTCGTCAACAACGTCGCGGCCGAGATCCGCAAGAGCCATCCCGACCGCGTGGTCACCTGCTGCGCCTACTCGGAATACCGCGAGCCGCCGGCGGAGGTCTACCTGCTCCCCAACGTGGCCATCACCCTGTGCACGAACTACCTGCCCGCCGTCTGGCAGCCGGAGAGCAAGCAGGAGTACCTGGACGAGCTAGGCGGGTGGGCCCGGAAGACCTCCGGCATCTACGTCTGGGACTACTGGTATGCGCGGCGGGGGGCCGGGACGTACGGCGCGCCGAGCGTCTTCCCCCACGCGATGCAGGAGTGGTTCGCCCTGGAGCGCGGGCGGGTGCAGGGGCGGGTCATCGAGCTGTGCGAGTTCTACGCCGACGGCCGCTCCAGCACGGACTGGGCCGACTGGATGATGGACGCGCTGGACATGTACGTGGCCATGCGGCTGATGTGGAACGTGGACCAGGATGTGGACGCGCTGCTGGACGAGTACATGACGCAGCTCTACGGGCCGGCGGCGCCGCAGGTGCGCCGGTTCTACGCCGAACTGGAGGCCGCCTGGGCCGACCCGGGCACCAAGGGCGGCCCGAAGCCCATGTGGGACTGGAGCACGTGCTGGCTGAAGACGTACCCGCCGGAGTTCGCGCAGCGTGCCATGGGGTACCTGCGCGCCGCCGAACAGGCCACCCGCGGCCAGGAGCCCTACCATGCCCGCGTGGCCAAGACGCTGACGGGCTTCCTGCCCTTCGAGGCCAGCAGTCGGCGCTACGCCGCGTCCGCCGGGGCCCCGGTGAAGAACGAGCAGGTGGTTGTGCCCCTGTCGGCCACGGCGCCGAAGATCGACGGCCGGCCCGATGAGGCCTGCTGGCAGGCCGCCGCCCCGGTCGAGGGCTTCTTCGACATGTACAACAACCCGCAACTGCGCTCCCAGACCACGATGCGCCTGCTGCGCGACCGGGCGAACCTGTACATCGCCATGCGCGCCCCGCTGGAGAAGCCGGAGACCAAGCAGACGGTGGAGGCGGGCAGCCGCGACGGGAAGGTGTGGGACGACGAGAGCTGTGAGGTATTCTTGGTGCAGGGGCAGAGGCAGGTCCAGTTCCTGCTGGGGCCCCGCGACATCTTCGCGGACAACTACCAGCCGGACCTGACGCGCGAGTTCTCGATGGACCTGTTCCGGTGGAACTGCGCCGGGGTGCAGTACAAGACGGTGCTGAGGGACAAGGAGTGGACGGCGGAGCTGGCGGTGCCGCTGGCCTCGCTGGACT
- a CDS encoding GNAT family N-acetyltransferase — protein sequence MDRLRPHSVVLQSPRLRLRPLTEDDWDILLRWNNDPEVLHFSSTGTDGQDVPGYPLEEVQDIYRSVSETAFCFMMEHGGQPIGECWLQEMNVDRILAQHPGGKLFRIDLMIGEKALWGQGLGADAIRLLTDFGFREQAADRIYACCVADYNPRSRGAFRKVGYEVEQVVPEPPGHKAERTYDLCLTRDKYQGRPQPRRVLNMAETDLFPDIWQPLAGLAEVVTVPPDAQVLADLLPDFDAYLATLHARLTADIIRQSPRLKVVATPSTGLDHLDLEAMAACGVALLSLKEDTEFLDSITATAEMTWGLLLAVARKLPWSFAAAQRGEWARDRFRGVQLSGQTLGVLGYGRLGRIVAQYGHAFRMQVLACDVRPVTLAPGVRLVDFDTLLGESDVLSVHIHLSEANRGLLDAGAFARMKPGAILLNTSRGAVIDEGALLVALESGRLGGAGLDVIKGEWREDLADHPLIRYAATHENLVISPHTGGVTLESQRMTIAHMIGKLARFLEGLQ from the coding sequence ATGGACCGCCTCCGCCCCCACAGCGTCGTCCTGCAATCTCCCCGCCTGCGGCTCCGGCCCCTCACCGAGGACGACTGGGACATCCTCCTGCGCTGGAACAACGACCCCGAAGTGCTGCACTTTTCCTCCACGGGGACCGACGGCCAGGACGTACCGGGCTATCCCCTCGAGGAGGTCCAGGACATCTACCGCAGCGTGTCCGAGACAGCCTTCTGCTTCATGATGGAGCATGGGGGGCAGCCCATCGGCGAGTGCTGGCTGCAGGAGATGAATGTGGACCGCATCCTGGCCCAACACCCGGGCGGGAAGCTCTTCCGCATTGACCTCATGATCGGGGAGAAGGCGTTGTGGGGCCAGGGGCTGGGCGCCGACGCGATCCGTCTGCTGACTGACTTCGGCTTCCGCGAGCAGGCGGCCGACCGCATCTACGCATGCTGCGTGGCCGACTACAACCCCCGCAGCCGTGGGGCCTTCCGCAAGGTGGGCTACGAGGTGGAGCAAGTCGTGCCGGAGCCGCCGGGCCACAAGGCTGAGCGCACCTACGACCTGTGCCTGACTCGCGACAAGTACCAGGGGCGCCCGCAGCCTCGACGCGTCCTCAACATGGCCGAGACCGACCTCTTCCCGGACATCTGGCAGCCCCTCGCCGGTCTCGCGGAGGTCGTCACCGTCCCGCCCGACGCGCAGGTCCTGGCCGACCTGCTCCCCGACTTCGACGCCTATCTCGCCACCCTCCATGCCCGCCTCACCGCCGACATCATCCGGCAGTCGCCTCGCCTCAAGGTCGTCGCCACGCCCTCCACGGGGCTGGATCACCTCGACCTGGAAGCGATGGCCGCGTGTGGCGTCGCGCTGCTGTCGCTGAAGGAGGACACGGAGTTCCTCGACAGCATCACCGCGACAGCCGAGATGACCTGGGGACTGCTGCTGGCGGTGGCGCGGAAGCTGCCGTGGTCGTTCGCGGCGGCGCAGCGAGGGGAGTGGGCGCGCGACCGGTTCCGCGGGGTACAGCTTTCCGGCCAGACGCTGGGGGTCCTGGGCTATGGTCGCCTGGGGCGGATCGTGGCGCAGTACGGCCACGCCTTCCGCATGCAGGTGCTGGCCTGCGACGTCCGGCCTGTGACGCTGGCGCCGGGGGTGCGGCTGGTGGACTTCGACACGCTCCTGGGCGAGTCCGACGTGCTCTCGGTGCACATCCACCTGAGCGAGGCGAACCGGGGCCTGCTGGACGCCGGGGCCTTCGCGCGGATGAAGCCGGGCGCGATCTTGCTGAACACCAGCCGCGGCGCGGTCATTGACGAGGGAGCGCTGCTGGTAGCGCTGGAGAGCGGACGACTGGGCGGGGCAGGACTCGACGTGATCAAGGGCGAATGGCGCGAGGACCTGGCGGACCACCCGCTGATCCGCTACGCCGCCACCCACGAGAACCTGGTGATCTCGCCGCACACCGGCGGCGTGACGCTGGAGTCACAACGCATGACCATCGCGCACATGATCGGCAAGCTGGCGCGCTTCCTGGAGGGCCTGCAGTGA
- the purM gene encoding phosphoribosylformylglycinamidine cyclo-ligase — protein sequence MSEQATYKSAGVDIAAAEAMLADVKDAVRRTHTAGVLQTLSDFGGLYALTGYREPVLVSGTDGVGTKLKIAFALDRHDTIGQDLVAMCVDDIVVQGARPLFFLDYFATGKLKPETGSAVIKGIAAACQQAQCALIGGETAELPGFYAEGEYDLAGFAVGAVEKSEIIDGSAVAEGDVILGLGSSGLHSNGFSLARKVLLEDAGLHLDESLPELPQTLGEALLEPTRLYCADLVAMLDEGLRPHGMAHITGGGWPDNISRVIPEGLCAVCDPAAVPVPPVCALIQRLGGVARDEMYKTFNMGIGMIVIVAAEALELFVQFLSERGLPVMQMGHIERGATKFRLA from the coding sequence ATGAGTGAGCAGGCCACCTACAAGTCCGCCGGTGTAGACATTGCCGCCGCCGAGGCGATGCTGGCCGATGTGAAGGACGCCGTCCGGCGCACCCACACCGCCGGCGTCCTGCAGACGCTCTCGGACTTCGGCGGGCTGTATGCCCTGACCGGCTACCGCGAGCCGGTGCTGGTGTCGGGCACCGACGGGGTGGGCACGAAGCTCAAGATCGCCTTCGCCCTGGACCGGCACGACACCATCGGCCAGGACCTGGTGGCCATGTGCGTGGATGACATCGTCGTGCAGGGCGCGCGGCCCCTGTTCTTCCTGGACTACTTCGCCACCGGCAAGCTCAAGCCCGAGACGGGCAGCGCCGTCATCAAGGGGATCGCCGCCGCCTGCCAGCAGGCTCAGTGCGCGCTGATCGGCGGCGAGACGGCGGAGCTGCCGGGCTTCTACGCCGAGGGCGAGTACGACCTGGCGGGCTTCGCGGTGGGGGCGGTCGAGAAGAGCGAGATCATTGACGGATCGGCCGTGGCTGAGGGCGACGTCATCCTTGGCCTGGGCTCGTCGGGGCTGCACAGCAACGGCTTCTCGCTGGCGCGGAAGGTGCTGCTGGAGGACGCGGGGCTGCACCTGGACGAGAGCCTTCCGGAACTCCCCCAGACGCTTGGCGAGGCCCTGCTGGAGCCGACGCGCCTGTACTGCGCCGACCTCGTGGCGATGCTGGATGAGGGCCTGCGCCCGCACGGGATGGCCCACATCACCGGCGGGGGCTGGCCGGACAACATCTCCCGCGTCATCCCCGAGGGCCTCTGCGCGGTCTGCGACCCGGCTGCCGTGCCCGTGCCGCCGGTCTGTGCGCTGATCCAGCGCCTGGGCGGCGTGGCGCGGGACGAGATGTACAAGACCTTCAACATGGGCATCGGCATGATCGTCATCGTGGCGGCCGAGGCGCTGGAGTTGTTCGTGCAGTTCCTGTCCGAGCGGGGCCTGCCGGTCATGCAGATGGGACACATCGAGCGCGGCGCGACGAAGTTCCGGTTGGCCTGA
- a CDS encoding DUF1559 domain-containing protein, translating to MRRGFTLIELLVVIAIIAILAAILFPVFAKAREKARQSSCLSNCKQLALAVMQYTQDYDEMLPLGQFDTSPATYPLVSILSTSAPSVLLPYIKNSQVAICPSQASVCGYGWPHPHHPYRYSSRSIGTINYPAECMMFGESRSYTWIYCPVCRTEDGGVGYVADRHNGGSNVAFMDGHAKWMSRQNLRATDTAGQRLWLEAN from the coding sequence ATGAGACGTGGATTCACGCTTATTGAGTTGCTGGTCGTCATTGCCATCATCGCCATCCTGGCGGCGATTCTCTTCCCGGTCTTCGCCAAGGCCCGCGAGAAGGCCCGGCAGTCCTCCTGTCTGTCCAACTGCAAGCAGCTGGCGCTGGCAGTCATGCAGTACACGCAGGACTACGACGAAATGCTGCCGCTGGGCCAGTTCGACACGAGCCCGGCCACGTACCCGCTGGTGAGCATCCTCTCGACGAGCGCGCCGAGTGTGCTCCTGCCCTACATCAAGAACTCCCAGGTCGCCATCTGCCCGTCGCAGGCCAGCGTCTGTGGCTATGGGTGGCCGCATCCGCACCACCCCTACCGCTACAGCAGCCGCTCGATTGGCACGATCAACTACCCGGCAGAGTGCATGATGTTTGGTGAGAGCCGGAGCTATACGTGGATCTACTGCCCGGTGTGCCGCACCGAAGACGGCGGCGTCGGCTATGTGGCCGACCGGCACAACGGCGGCTCCAACGTCGCCTTCATGGACGGCCACGCCAAGTGGATGTCGCGGCAGAACCTGCGCGCGACCGACACCGCGGGCCAGCGCCTGTGGCTCGAAGCCAACTAG
- a CDS encoding prepilin-type N-terminal cleavage/methylation domain-containing protein, producing MRRGFTLIELLVVIAIIAILAAILFPVFAKAREKARQSSCLSNLKQVGLAALSYAQDYDELTVFFAYQSANPRTDFKWIMEPYIKNSQVWNCPSNSGRWDPANVNKYDGSNGIGIAYPDLATYGRGVGLGQVVSPSETVYFADCQDQWLNTDAWGDHIVERHNDMANVLYFDGHVKSAKKSALRDDRFWPDF from the coding sequence ATGAGACGTGGTTTCACGCTGATTGAGTTGTTGGTCGTCATTGCCATCATCGCCATCCTGGCGGCGATCCTCTTCCCGGTCTTCGCCAAGGCCCGCGAGAAGGCCCGGCAGTCGAGTTGTCTGAGCAACCTCAAGCAAGTCGGTCTGGCCGCCCTGTCGTACGCGCAGGACTACGACGAACTCACGGTGTTCTTCGCGTACCAGAGCGCCAACCCGCGTACTGACTTCAAGTGGATCATGGAGCCGTACATCAAGAACAGCCAGGTGTGGAACTGCCCGAGCAACAGCGGCCGCTGGGATCCCGCCAATGTGAACAAGTACGACGGCAGCAACGGCATCGGCATCGCCTACCCTGACCTCGCGACGTACGGCCGCGGCGTAGGGCTGGGCCAGGTCGTCAGCCCGAGCGAGACAGTCTACTTCGCTGACTGCCAGGACCAGTGGCTGAACACGGACGCCTGGGGCGACCACATCGTGGAGCGCCACAACGACATGGCGAACGTGCTGTACTTCGACGGCCACGTGAAGTCAGCCAAGAAGTCCGCGCTACGCGATGATCGGTTCTGGCCGGACTTCTAG
- a CDS encoding MTH938/NDUFAF3 family protein produces the protein MADYEYSFGHLRWQGRSYRKDVIIRGDTVLSPWVREHGHRLKFSDLAEVMDQPPRILVIGTGQMGAMEVPDKVLSKLAEAGVDGRPMPTDKALEHFVDLRTQGRDVAAALHLTC, from the coding sequence ATGGCCGACTACGAGTACAGCTTCGGGCATCTGCGGTGGCAGGGGCGGAGTTACCGCAAGGATGTCATCATACGCGGGGATACGGTGCTGAGCCCGTGGGTGCGGGAACACGGGCACCGGCTGAAGTTCAGCGACCTGGCCGAGGTCATGGATCAGCCGCCGCGCATCCTGGTCATCGGCACCGGCCAGATGGGCGCCATGGAAGTGCCCGACAAGGTCCTGAGCAAGCTGGCCGAGGCGGGCGTGGACGGACGGCCGATGCCGACCGACAAGGCCCTGGAGCACTTCGTGGACCTGCGGACGCAAGGCAGGGACGTGGCGGCGGCGCTGCATCTGACGTGCTGA
- a CDS encoding DUF4838 domain-containing protein translates to MRLLTVALLLALTLPAFALTLADGGKAAVVIAFPDRPDGAEREAAAELAKYLGKVTGAAFEQVAEKDLQGKPAVFVGATAAAAAAGVSAEELDRDGFVIKADGGSLFIVGHDATATELGAHFFLQRYGGVRWYAPLELGEHVPSRPRLAVPDKLSDTQEPAWKSRLWSSVSRMDPMWEKRNLCRARYNFHHNLLNAIKPSEVYDQHPEWFPLINGQRLPKPPDTAHSWQPCFANQELATWVGQKIVEYFDKNPTATSYSLGINDVGAGGYCQCEACQALDDKSQPTFRDRPNYSNRVFTFMNRVAAITSQKYPDRLLGCLSYANCEAVPSFPVHPNIIPYLTNDRAQWRDKQFRAQDQALLKRWAKAARQLGVYDYYYGSGYVIPRFFPTVSAESIKFCHSTGVRAWYAEIYSNWGLDACKAWLASQLLWDVKQDPKRLVDEYYTNFFGPAKGPMKKYWDRCEQIWMKQPGEARWFKGFFQLDQLDMFPPEVCAELRGYLDQAAKLADSDLLRKRIKLYSDAFHYTELYSGVYWGERRMAGATVTTTRDAEKVRQTLVSYARAEQGLQRHFDEVINVDPLLKPCLPFAGEARSTFGQGLLPGIVRLADYYEKAGQPLQEPFRLSPDLPDDNPVAKMFAAYMTMRTHPETAEEKLPNPGFEDKAGGTTPQGPEWTSEGCPQGWGSWIRGGTKAELRWVASPVHGGQRAVMLKGAEGAACYLMDVRGEPGTVYLCTVYARCRVSRPERVHLTIKWRDPKGAWFSGAPNQSVSLPQAELKEWTPLSLMFTMPRGAGSAVIMLGGEDMKPDDAVWFDDCSAKQLRVK, encoded by the coding sequence ATGCGATTGCTCACTGTTGCCCTGCTGCTCGCCCTGACGCTGCCTGCCTTTGCCCTGACCCTCGCCGACGGCGGCAAGGCCGCTGTGGTGATCGCCTTCCCCGACAGGCCCGACGGCGCCGAGCGCGAGGCTGCCGCCGAGTTGGCCAAATACCTGGGCAAGGTCACCGGCGCGGCCTTCGAGCAGGTCGCGGAGAAGGACCTGCAGGGCAAGCCGGCGGTCTTCGTCGGCGCCACTGCCGCCGCTGCGGCGGCCGGCGTCTCGGCCGAAGAGCTCGACCGCGACGGCTTTGTCATCAAGGCCGACGGGGGCAGCCTGTTCATCGTCGGCCATGACGCGACGGCTACCGAACTAGGGGCGCACTTCTTCCTGCAGCGCTACGGCGGCGTGCGCTGGTACGCGCCGCTGGAGCTGGGCGAGCACGTCCCCTCGCGCCCGCGCCTGGCCGTGCCCGACAAGCTGAGCGACACCCAGGAGCCCGCCTGGAAGTCCCGCCTGTGGAGTTCCGTGTCGCGCATGGACCCGATGTGGGAGAAGCGCAACCTGTGCCGGGCCCGCTACAACTTCCACCACAACCTGCTCAACGCCATCAAGCCGTCCGAGGTGTATGACCAGCACCCCGAGTGGTTCCCGCTCATCAACGGCCAGCGCCTCCCCAAGCCACCCGACACCGCGCACTCCTGGCAGCCCTGTTTCGCCAACCAGGAGCTGGCGACGTGGGTGGGCCAGAAGATTGTCGAGTACTTTGACAAGAACCCGACCGCCACGAGCTACTCCCTGGGCATCAATGACGTCGGCGCCGGCGGGTACTGCCAGTGTGAAGCCTGCCAGGCTCTCGACGACAAGTCTCAGCCCACCTTCCGCGACCGCCCCAACTACTCCAACCGCGTCTTCACCTTCATGAACCGTGTGGCGGCGATCACGTCCCAGAAGTACCCGGACAGGCTGCTGGGCTGCCTGTCGTACGCCAACTGCGAGGCCGTGCCCAGCTTCCCGGTGCACCCCAACATCATTCCGTACCTGACCAACGACCGGGCCCAGTGGCGTGACAAGCAGTTCCGCGCCCAGGACCAGGCGTTGCTGAAGCGCTGGGCCAAGGCCGCACGGCAGCTCGGGGTCTATGACTACTACTATGGCTCGGGCTATGTCATCCCGCGCTTCTTCCCCACCGTGAGCGCCGAGAGCATCAAGTTCTGTCACAGCACCGGCGTGCGCGCGTGGTATGCCGAGATCTACTCGAACTGGGGACTGGACGCCTGCAAGGCGTGGCTGGCCAGCCAGCTGCTGTGGGACGTCAAGCAGGACCCCAAGAGGTTGGTGGACGAGTACTACACGAACTTCTTCGGCCCGGCGAAGGGCCCCATGAAGAAGTACTGGGACCGCTGCGAGCAGATCTGGATGAAGCAGCCGGGCGAGGCCCGCTGGTTCAAGGGCTTCTTCCAGCTTGACCAGCTCGACATGTTCCCCCCGGAGGTGTGCGCGGAGTTGCGCGGCTACCTCGACCAGGCGGCGAAGCTGGCCGACAGTGACCTCCTCCGCAAGCGCATCAAGCTCTACTCAGATGCCTTCCACTACACCGAGCTGTACTCCGGCGTGTACTGGGGCGAGAGGCGCATGGCCGGGGCCACGGTGACGACGACGCGTGACGCCGAGAAGGTCCGCCAGACCCTGGTGAGCTACGCCCGGGCCGAGCAGGGCCTGCAGCGCCACTTCGACGAGGTCATCAACGTGGACCCGCTGCTCAAGCCGTGCCTGCCCTTCGCCGGGGAGGCGCGCTCGACGTTCGGCCAGGGGCTGTTGCCGGGCATCGTGCGCCTGGCTGACTACTATGAGAAGGCCGGCCAGCCCCTGCAGGAGCCCTTCCGGCTCTCGCCCGACCTGCCCGACGACAATCCGGTGGCGAAGATGTTCGCCGCCTACATGACGATGCGAACGCACCCAGAGACCGCCGAGGAGAAGCTGCCCAACCCGGGCTTTGAGGACAAGGCCGGCGGCACGACGCCCCAGGGGCCCGAATGGACCTCTGAGGGCTGCCCGCAGGGCTGGGGGAGCTGGATCCGGGGTGGCACCAAGGCAGAGCTGCGATGGGTGGCCAGCCCCGTGCACGGCGGTCAGCGCGCCGTCATGCTCAAGGGCGCCGAGGGTGCGGCCTGCTACCTGATGGACGTGCGCGGGGAGCCCGGCACCGTCTACCTGTGCACGGTCTATGCCCGCTGCCGGGTCAGCCGGCCTGAGCGGGTACACCTGACCATCAAGTGGCGCGACCCCAAGGGCGCCTGGTTCAGCGGCGCCCCGAACCAGAGCGTTTCGTTGCCCCAGGCGGAGCTGAAGGAGTGGACGCCGCTGAGCCTCATGTTCACGATGCCCCGGGGCGCGGGCTCGGCTGTGATCATGCTGGGCGGGGAGGACATGAAGCCCGATGACGCCGTCTGGTTCGATGATTGCTCGGCCAAGCAGTTGCGGGTGAAGTAG